A stretch of the Mustela nigripes isolate SB6536 chromosome X, MUSNIG.SB6536, whole genome shotgun sequence genome encodes the following:
- the PABPC5 gene encoding polyadenylate-binding protein 5, which translates to MGSGEPNSAGKKKKYLKAALYVGDLDPDVTEDMLYKKFRPAGPLRFTRICRDPVTRSPLGYGYVNFRFPADAEWALNTMNFDLINGKPFRLMWSQPDDRLRKSGVGNIFIKNLDKSIDNRALFYLFSAFGNILSCKVVCDDNGSKGYAYVHFDSLAAANRAIWHMNGLRLNNRQVYVGRFKFPEERAAEVRTRDRATFTNVFVKNFGDDLDDEQLKEIFSGYGPTESVKVIRDASGKSKGFGFVRYETHEAAQKAVLDLHGKSINGKVLYVGRAQKKIERLAELRRRFERLRLKEKSRPPGVPIYIKNLDETIDDEKLKEEFSSFGSISRAKVMVEVGQGKGFGVVCFSSFEDATKAVDEMNGRTVGSKPLHVTLGQARRRW; encoded by the coding sequence ATGGGGAGTGGAGAGCCTAATTCTGctggcaagaaaaagaagtaccTAAAGGCTGCCCTGTACGTGGGTGACTTGGACCCAGATGTCACGGAGGATATGCTATATAAAAAGTTCAGGCCTGCTGGTCCTCTGCGCTTCACCCGAATATGCCGTGACCCCGTGACCCGCAGCCCCCTGGGCTATGGCTATGTTAACTTCCGCTTTCCTGCAGATGCTGAGTGGGCCCTGAATACAATGAATTTTGACTTAATTAATGGCAAACCTTTCCGCCTCATGTGGTCTCAGCCAGATGACCGCTTAAGAAAGTCTGGAGTTGGAAATATATTCATCAAAAACCTGGATAAATCCATAGACAATAGggctcttttttatttattttctgcctttgggAACATTCTCTCCTGCAAAGTCGTATGTGATGACAATGGTTCTAAGGGTTATGCCTATGTGCACTTTGATAGCCTGGCCGCTGCCAATAGAGCCATCTGGCACATGAATGGATTGCGGCTTAACAACCGCCAGGTGTATGTTGGCAGATTCAAATTCCCAGAAGAGCGGGCAGCTGAAGTCAGAACCAGGGATAGAGCGACTTTCACCAATGTTTTTGTTAAAAACTTTGGAGATGACTTGGATGACGAACAACTGAAGGAAATCTTTAGTGGCTATGGGCCAACTGAGAGTGTTAAAGTTATAAGAGATGCCAGTGGGAAATCTAAGGGCTTTGGATTTGTGAGGTATGAGACACACGAGGCTGCCCAAAAGGCTGTATTAGACCTGCATGGAAAGTCCATCAATGGGAAAGTTCTATATGTAGGGCGGGCACAGAAGAAAATTGAACGATTGGCTGAGTTAAGACGAAGATTTGAACGActgagattaaaagaaaaaagtcggCCTCCGGGGGTGCCTATCTATATTAAGAACCTGGATGAGACCATCGATGATGAAAAACTGAAGGaggaattttcttcctttggatCAATTAGCCGGGCCAAAGTGATGGTGGAAGTAGGGCAAGGCAAAGGGTTTGGTgttgtctgcttctcctcttttgAAGATGCTACCAAAGCAGTGGATGAGATGAATGGTCGCACAGTGGGCTCTAAGCCCCTGCATGTTACCCTGGGCCAGGCCAGGCGCAGGTGGTGA